A genomic window from Lycium barbarum isolate Lr01 chromosome 4, ASM1917538v2, whole genome shotgun sequence includes:
- the LOC132637958 gene encoding uncharacterized protein LOC132637958, with product MAKAYTQNEFDMQMETVEKVDIHVKNYLEEVGREKWARLYTTVNRAWTMTSNIAESINSSLVDARELPIIEFLEEVRLLFGHWNCTNRQNGSYTSTTLGIKFNKMLSINKHKSVCMKVIPSTKYVHTVIVEGRRFIVCIEKKTCSCKEFQMEGIPCHMLGLSLRRKISNPTTIAQKYTNRTL from the exons ATGGCAAAAGCATATACGCAAAATGAGTTTGATATGCAGATGGAAACAGTTGAGAAAGTGGATATTCATGTGAAAAATTACTTGGAGGAAGTTGGACGAGAAAAGTGGGCTAGGCTTTATACTACTGTCAACCGAGCATGGACAATGACTTCTAATATTGCCGAGTCTATCAATTCATCACTCGTGGATGCAAGAGAATTACCAATAATTGAATTCTTGGAAGAAGTTAGGTTGTTGTTTGGACATTGGAATTGCACAAACCGACAAAATGGATCATATACGTCCACAACACTTGGGATAAAATTCAATAAAATGTTATCTATTAACAAGCATAAATCTGTGTGCATGAAG GTAATACCATCAACCAAATACGTGCACACAGTGATTGTTGAAGGGCGGCGTTTCATAGTTTGTATTGAAAAGAAAACTTGCAGTTGCAAAGAGTTCCAAATGGAGGGGATTCCCTGCCACATGCTTGGGCTGTCCTTAAGAAGAAAAATATCAAACCCGACAACTATTGCTCAGAAGTATACCAATCGGACACTATGA